A window from Pseudomonas sp. Tri1 encodes these proteins:
- the galU gene encoding UTP--glucose-1-phosphate uridylyltransferase GalU produces MIKKCLFPAAGYGTRFLPATKAMPKEMLPVVNKPLIQYGVEEALDAGLTEISIVTGRGKRALEDHFDISYELENQIKGTDKEKYLVGIRKLLDECSFSYTRQTEMKGLGHAILTGRPLIGDEPFAVVLADDLCVNLEGDGVLTQMVKLYKQFRCSIVAIQEVDPQETNKYGVIAGEMIRDDIYRVHSMVEKPKPEDAPSNLAIIGRYILTPDIFDLIEQTEPGKGGEIQITDALMKQAQNGCVMAYKFKGKRFDCGGAEGYIDATNFCFENFYKTGKAY; encoded by the coding sequence ATGATCAAGAAATGCTTGTTCCCAGCAGCCGGTTACGGTACTCGCTTCCTGCCAGCGACTAAAGCCATGCCCAAAGAAATGCTGCCGGTGGTGAACAAGCCACTGATCCAGTACGGCGTCGAAGAAGCCCTCGATGCGGGCCTGACGGAAATCTCCATCGTCACCGGCCGTGGCAAGCGCGCCCTGGAAGACCATTTCGATATCAGCTACGAGCTGGAAAACCAGATCAAGGGCACCGACAAGGAGAAATACCTGGTTGGCATCCGCAAACTGCTGGACGAGTGCTCGTTCTCCTACACTCGCCAGACCGAAATGAAAGGTTTGGGCCACGCGATCCTGACCGGCCGCCCGCTGATCGGTGACGAACCGTTCGCCGTGGTCCTGGCGGACGACTTGTGCGTCAACCTCGAAGGCGACGGCGTGCTGACCCAGATGGTCAAGCTGTACAAGCAGTTCCGCTGCTCCATCGTGGCGATCCAGGAAGTCGATCCGCAGGAAACCAACAAGTACGGCGTGATTGCCGGCGAAATGATCCGCGACGACATCTACCGCGTCCACAGCATGGTTGAAAAACCAAAACCTGAAGACGCACCATCGAACCTGGCGATCATCGGTCGCTACATCCTGACCCCGGACATCTTCGACCTGATCGAACAGACCGAGCCAGGCAAGGGCGGCGAAATCCAGATCACCGACGCCCTGATGAAGCAGGCCCAGAACGGCTGCGTCATGGCCTACAAGTTCAAGGGCAAGCGTTTCGACTGCGGTGGTGCCGAAGGCTACATCGACGCGACCAACTTCTGCTTCGAGAACTTCTACAAGACCGGCAAGGCTTACTGA
- a CDS encoding DUF1883 domain-containing protein: MKFIHQREHLNEDDIVVIECSQMCNIRLMNDANFRSFKNGGRHTYHGGAFDTFPARITAPSTGFWNITIDTVNRRAISVTRKPTLTHKIKIIRRSSSKLS, translated from the coding sequence ATGAAATTCATCCACCAGCGCGAGCACCTGAACGAAGACGATATCGTCGTTATCGAATGCTCCCAAATGTGCAACATCCGTTTGATGAACGACGCCAACTTCCGTAGCTTCAAGAACGGCGGCCGGCACACTTATCACGGCGGCGCATTCGATACCTTCCCGGCCAGGATCACTGCACCGAGCACCGGCTTCTGGAACATCACCATCGACACCGTCAACCGCCGGGCCATCAGTGTCACGCGCAAGCCGACCCTGACCCACAAGATCAAGATCATCCGGCGTTCCAGCTCGAAACTGAGCTGA